A stretch of the Sphingobacterium thalpophilum genome encodes the following:
- a CDS encoding outer membrane beta-barrel protein — MPVNKKIKTILACGVASATLFPNNTMAQVGLGVRAGGNLSSTNGTGFYSSKRIGYQLGGHVNYHFNKNLALQAEPAYNLVRIRNNETTAQREHGIGAGTRKLEYINVPLYLKISFTSTVAIMGGLDFNFLLNDDRYQLNNGANAFRSKPRTGYSLGAEIGGVYFRYRKFNRTNNIVDNWTADIEQYQLGYKFDLF, encoded by the coding sequence ATGCCAGTGAATAAAAAAATAAAAACAATTTTAGCTTGTGGCGTTGCGTCAGCAACGTTATTTCCAAACAATACAATGGCTCAAGTGGGCTTAGGTGTGAGGGCAGGGGGGAATCTGTCCAGTACCAATGGAACAGGATTTTATTCCAGTAAACGAATTGGCTATCAGCTAGGCGGTCATGTAAATTATCATTTTAACAAGAATCTGGCATTACAGGCCGAGCCTGCCTATAATTTGGTTCGGATCCGCAACAATGAGACGACCGCCCAACGCGAGCATGGTATTGGTGCTGGTACAAGAAAGCTTGAGTATATAAACGTGCCACTGTATCTAAAAATAAGTTTTACGAGTACGGTTGCGATCATGGGAGGACTCGATTTTAACTTTCTACTCAATGACGACCGTTACCAATTGAATAATGGAGCGAATGCGTTTCGTAGCAAACCCAGAACAGGGTATAGCCTGGGCGCAGAAATAGGGGGTGTGTACTTTCGGTATCGAAAGTTTAACCGGACAAATAACATTGTTGATAATTGGACCGCAGATATTGAGCAATACCAGCTTGGGTACAAGTTTGATCTATTTTAG
- a CDS encoding alpha/beta fold hydrolase: MMGNEATTIILVHGAWGDGSHWRYVIQKLHHEGYKVRSVQNPLTSIVDDIQKTSDLINMQEGPVILVGHSYGGAVISAAGNHEKVAALVYIAAFAPDEGESLMDLLARRKQPSGLFNIIPDRKGFQWISYEKFWESFAHDLDEDEALVMALAQKPTHGSIFAAKAGKPAWKSKPSWYQVSDNDRMIPPATQKEMAERIQAKKTIHLDASHASLVSHADEITALIKEAVAALS, encoded by the coding sequence ATGATGGGTAATGAGGCTACAACAATTATTTTAGTACACGGAGCTTGGGGAGATGGTTCTCATTGGCGTTATGTCATCCAAAAGTTACATCATGAAGGATACAAGGTTCGAAGCGTACAAAATCCATTGACTTCCATTGTTGATGATATTCAAAAAACAAGCGACCTGATTAATATGCAGGAAGGTCCTGTCATTTTGGTAGGACATTCCTATGGTGGAGCGGTTATATCAGCTGCAGGAAATCATGAAAAAGTTGCTGCATTAGTCTATATCGCAGCTTTTGCACCTGACGAAGGTGAAAGCCTGATGGATCTACTGGCACGCAGGAAACAGCCTTCCGGCCTCTTTAACATCATTCCGGACAGAAAGGGATTTCAATGGATCAGTTACGAGAAATTCTGGGAAAGCTTTGCTCATGATCTAGATGAGGACGAAGCCTTGGTCATGGCTCTGGCACAAAAACCAACTCACGGTAGCATCTTTGCGGCAAAAGCAGGCAAGCCAGCCTGGAAATCAAAGCCCAGCTGGTATCAGGTTTCTGACAATGACCGCATGATACCTCCTGCGACACAAAAGGAAATGGCAGAGCGGATACAGGCAAAAAAAACTATCCATCTAGATGCCAGCCATGCGTCCCTAGTTTCACATGCAGACGAAATTACAGCATTGATAAAGGAAGCGGTGGCGGCACTGTCCTAA
- a CDS encoding TlpA family protein disulfide reductase has translation MQIKFNQLATQLGALIIAASSLAACENRQKAGETKVPEQQEIATETTVAETGKVAFRDQKGQVVTLDSLKGKVVFINFWATWCPPCIHEMPSINSLWSTFKGNQHIEFLMVDVDNDIEKSAAFFKENSYDLPLYTPSGDIPPEFLGASIPTTVILDKNGQIVERLEGSRDYAAPEITKALEELINAN, from the coding sequence ATGCAAATAAAATTTAACCAGTTAGCAACACAGTTAGGTGCGCTGATCATTGCAGCCAGTAGCTTGGCTGCTTGTGAAAATCGGCAAAAAGCCGGCGAGACGAAAGTGCCGGAGCAGCAAGAGATTGCCACAGAGACAACGGTGGCAGAAACGGGCAAAGTTGCGTTCAGAGACCAGAAAGGACAGGTTGTGACATTGGACTCGCTGAAAGGTAAAGTGGTATTTATCAATTTCTGGGCAACTTGGTGTCCACCATGCATTCACGAAATGCCTTCTATTAACAGTCTGTGGAGTACTTTTAAAGGGAATCAACACATCGAATTTTTAATGGTAGACGTGGACAACGATATAGAAAAATCCGCTGCATTTTTTAAAGAAAATAGTTACGATCTGCCATTGTACACACCATCCGGCGATATTCCGCCAGAGTTTTTGGGCGCGTCCATTCCTACGACTGTGATATTGGATAAAAATGGGCAGATCGTTGAACGGCTCGAAGGTAGCAGAGATTATGCTGCACCGGAGATTACAAAGGCTTTAGAAGAGCTGATTAATGCGAATTGA
- a CDS encoding heavy-metal-associated domain-containing protein — MENKNIQFRTNLNCSGCVSKVSADLDQADGICEWNVDTASNEKILTVKSNGITENEVIAIIKKKGFNAEVVSK, encoded by the coding sequence ATGGAAAACAAAAATATTCAATTTAGAACAAACCTCAATTGCAGTGGATGTGTATCGAAAGTAAGTGCCGATCTTGATCAAGCAGACGGCATTTGCGAATGGAACGTAGATACAGCAAGCAACGAGAAAATACTTACGGTGAAATCCAATGGTATAACAGAAAATGAGGTCATTGCCATTATCAAAAAGAAAGGCTTTAATGCAGAAGTGGTCTCTAAGTAG